Sequence from the Acropora muricata isolate sample 2 chromosome 10, ASM3666990v1, whole genome shotgun sequence genome:
ATGtggaatttattttttatgatCTTTTGCCCGCATTTCAGAGGAaagaaagcaaaaggaaaagttAATTGAAATGCATGAAAGCGTTGGAAGGGTAACgctgtttcagttttttttttcttaatattaaaattttagAAATGGAAGGACCCTTTCCTTACTTGGGACCCACGTCACTATGAAGGAATCAGCAAAATCAACGTAGAACCGACATTGGTATGGCTACCAGTCGTCATCCTATATAACAAGTACGTTGACACTTGAACTGAATTAATGGTTATTCTAAAATAGTAGTACTTACTCGTCGAATGTCAGGCTTGCTCAATATGAAAACAGCGGTCACGGTCTGTTCACAAAGTTACCCTATTGGATAGGATTATgcctggatgggtgaccatctcgggAAACTCTGTGCCAAGTGCCTTGGAGAATCAGGTTTAGCCGTACCTCCCACCTCTAGGTTCGTATGAGGTCTAAGTCTCAATGATGCTATTATATTCTGAATTATAGGAAGTATATATattggaagaagaagagtattAAAAGAGTGTTCGTATTGCCATCAGCATTAAGCCACATTTAAAAACAGTGAGAATATATGCCATTGGTTACACTTAAGCTTTCGAGAGGGCTTTAatatcatttctttttctttaccAACCAACTTCAGCGCTGCAGGGGGCTTCACAGGTGGTCTTGAAAAGTACAAGACAAAAGTAGTGATTGACAGCAATGGCACAATCACGTGGTTTGCCGCCACTCAGTTCACCTCCTCGTGCAAACTCAACATTCGCTTCTTCCCATTTGATGAACAGCACTGTTACTTGAAATTTGGGTGAGTAAGATGTCATTGATTCTTCTTCATAATTTACGAATTAAAATGCATTCACTGACATGTGGTTTCTAACAACAATACCTGAGCTTCCATCGTTCGGCTGCTCAATAGGTCACTTCGGAAAATActataatactctttgtttgtccccccaaattttgtataagccttgtttttgctttctcttgggaccactgtaagtcccaagagaaactggaaacaatgcttatgcaaaatttggggggacaaacaaagagtattatggtattttccggagTGGCCTATTTTGGCAGGATATTTATCAGTCGCGTTACTGTCCAAAGGTGTTTTGTGAAATTGTTCCACAGCTTCAAGTGGTGCTGATTTAAGATATAAGTGACTGTGTTTTCATGATGTATTTCCTTCACCTCAATTTTTCTGCGCAGATCGTGGACATACAGCATCAAGTTTCTGGACATGTCCACAACTCAAACAAGAGCCGAAATGTCCTCTTATATTATAAATGGCGAGTGGGAAGTCTTGGATGTTCCAGTGCAAAGGAATGAGTTGCGCTACCAATGCTGCCCTGAGCCTTACGCCGACATCACTATCACAATCCACATGAAACGAAAGGTGCTCTACTACATCTTCAACTTGATCATCCCTACAACTATGATCGTGACTTTCATTCTCGTGGGCTTCTGCCTTCCACCAATCACTGGCGAGAGAGTTACGCTCAACATTACGGTACTGCTGACAATGACCGTGTTTCTGAACATTGCTTCGAACACGCTTCCGTCCACGTCGGATTCCACTCCGTTGCTTGGTGATTACTATCTGATTTTGATGATACAAAACTGCTTCGCCATACTTGCCACGGTCTTTGTTCTGCGATATTACTATGCTGGCCCAGTGCGTATGCCCAAAATCTGGCGCGTGATAATAAACGAGTGGATAGCTTCGTGTCTGTTCTTCGTTATCACCAAGAAGCCCAAAGGAAAGGGAATTAGCCAGTGGTGTGGAAAACAGTCTGACGATGCCTGTTTCGACTGCGAAGAAACGAGGCATTCGTATATTGTTCACAACGAAAACAACGCAATCGAGGAACATATCGCTTTGATCGAAACAACCCCCAAAAATACGATCCCGCGGGTCAACGGGAACCTAGATAGATCCCAGCGAGCTCCACGCAGTTCATCGCCAACCAAGTGGAAGAGTGAACCGGCTATGAATGTATCTGACGAATCCTCGAGGGCTAGAACATCAGGGGGACAGACGAGAAGGAGAAAGCCCCCACTGACCTCAAAGCGCAGTAATAACTTGAATACAGTACAAAACAGAATTATCGAGGGCCTTGGTGTTCTGACCCGGCGAGTTAAAGACGAAAACGACAAAGGAGATGTCGCCGAGGAATGGGAATTCGCCGCCATTGTGCTTGATCGCTTGTTTTTCTTGCTGTTCTTTTTGTCAAGCCTGGCGCCTCTGATGGTGTTCTTCTTCACTGCGCCGCCTTCGAAACCAAGTTTGGTCGAGCCCAAAAACTGACAGCAATTGTTCCAATGGATGCCTTGTTCATTTTCACTGAGAATTAGAGTAGATATTCAGCAAAGGACACACAAAAGCACCAGATTGTTAAATATCGAGTTCTGTACCAATTTCCTCTTTTTTGTGTTTTACATTGAGAAAAGATGTTGGAGAAACGACGCTGTAGTAATCGATACAAAACACCAGTGACGTTATTCTACAATTTCAAAACAAGAGGCAGTTTACTAAGTTTCCCCATTTCATCTGCCAACCTTTCACAAATTACGTTGCAGAACAAGGCCGATGAAAGCATGTGATTTTGATCTCGAGTACAACAAAATACCTGGCAGTATCTTCTGCAAATTGGTGACTAAGAACATGCAAATAAAAGGCGTTGGAAAACGTTGCTCTTGTTCAGTgattcatttcatttcaggtgaaAACGCGAACACGCCCTTCATGATCATGCAGCCACCAATGGAGGGCACTTAAATCTGACAGAGACCCAACAGCACAATATCGATACTAAGGTTTTTGTTTGCACTTTGCACAGGAAACGAGCTTGCCATTGACACTTCTTGTGATCTCCAGTGTTGTACCGGGGCAAACTCTTTAATCAATCAGGGCCTAAACCCAAAATCATACCACAAAGCAGCACTCAAGGAAGAACAAACGAACTAGAGGAAACGCAAAACGGAACTGAGCTGAACCAAAACCAATGACAAGACAACTTATACAAGGTACAACTTGATGATTTGTATAGGACTTTATGCCAACACGAAAATGCGAAGGTTAATTAGCACCTCCAACTATCTCGCACTTAGCACAACAACATTTCACACTACACTTAAAAGTACATCAAAACCAGCTGGTATGGAACAATTTCGCGACTTTATCCTCTTTAACTGATCGTCGTCACAAACGAGGAAAGAATTCGTTGAATGAACTGCAATCGAAGCTCGCCGAATTTATTATCAATAACCATCAACGGTGCGTGAGACAACAGTTCAGTCAAAAATACTTCATGTAACAGTCATTCAACCATCATTGGACCCTGAAGTCATGAACCACCTATAGACCTGTTTCCAATCAGTCATTTATCTCAAAGGAACTCGAGAGGACAGTTGCTCACCAATCCAATGATAATCTACTTGCGAACGACCTCTACCAGTCTGCTTATAAACGCCTTCACAGTACAGAGACGGCACTGTTATGGTGCAAAATGACACCTAAATGGCTCCACATGACCTTCGCACTATTTTCCTACTCACCACTGGACTTGTTCGCAGCTTTTGACACTGTTCAACACTCGGCTATCTAAACTCCAGTCATACCATGGTATTACTGGTCAAACTCTAGCGTAGATGGAATCATAGTTACCATTAAAATCGTAAGCAATCTGTTGCTATTAACTATTCAGTATCTTCCTCTCACGATCTACATTTTGGTGTACCGCAAGGATTCGCATTGGGACCGGTGATCATCTCCCTTTATACTTCACCTATAACTGAAATTATTCGAAGTCATGGTCTCAAGTATCACCTTTACGCTGACGACACAGCTGTACTTGGCATGCAATCCCGCCTGTCGTGAGGACTTCGTTTTAAGCTACGTCGTGTGTTGAAGCTTCTATCGCTGAAGTTCGTGTTTGGATGTGTCGTAACTATTTGAATTGAACGATTATAAGTCTAAACTTTTAGTTTTTCACACAGAACATTCACCGTTTCCTAACattcctaataattattatggtggGCGAAGAGGGGATACCCCCAGCTGCTTTATGTTTTATTATTGGTGTTGTGTTTGATGACACCCTCACCTTTGAGACTCATATCGATTCTGTGTGCAAGACTTCATTCTGGCACTTGAGGAGCATCTCTTGCATTACCTGGACAAAATCATCATTGGAAATTCTGATCCATGCCTTCATTACAAATATATTGGACTACTGTGACTCTCTCTTAACTGGTCTCCCTAGATACCAAATTAAGCGTATCCCACCAGTGCAAAATGCAGCTGCACGTCTGGTTAGTGGGTCAAAGAAACATGATCATATCATGCCAATTCTACATGAAGTCCATGGGCTCCCTGTTGAGAGGCGTAAAACCTACAAAATTTTGCCAACTACTTTCAAGTGTTTAAACAACCTGACACCATCTTTCCTACCTGACCTCATCATTCAGTTCAAGCCTAAACAAACACTACGTTCTAGTTCTAAGAATTTATTAGTAATTCCTCGAACCAACACTATACGATACGGCGAAAGAGCATTTTGTGCTGTAGCACCTGGACTCTGGATGATTTACCACTAGACATAAGATCAGTTATCAGTTAGAGCTTTTGAAGAAAAAACTCACAACACTTCCTTTTACtttacaacaattattatatatatacaatattCCTTTTTTAATAGGTTTTAATTCTCACAGGTAACAACTACTGTAGACAGTGTCTTTGGGCTAAACGGATTAAGGTGCTAtataaattactattactattaatattattattattattattattattatcattattataataatttaattatgtTGATGATGGCTGGCACTTAAATTCACCTTTCATGCGATAACCAAGGTGGGTTCCTGAGTTTTTGGATGTCCCTGTTTAGGGCGTGTCCTGAATCGTTTAAACGAaactattagggagcttaagcaaacacgacgtcgacgcaagcgagaacgtcatctgaaaatgcaacttcgcgtttctgcaatcatttttcaattattcaaagtcattatgcttgaaaaatgtgttctaaccatcctggaattaaattggaagcAGCGCTTGGGACActagaggacaaaattgaacatttgtcatcatatgctcacgtcgtccacacaactgaaaacaagtcatttcatgtcgtagaaagaacgagaacgtcttcaaaatgtcaaaaaaaagaaaaatgcacgtgcaaagcgtgcaaaaatactgtttttcattgtaaaatatgcaaatttgtggggtttttgttgtcgtcgtcaacgtggttgcttaagctccctattcaaGGTGGCGTTGTAACCGATAAACATTGCAATCGGAGCACATGCCGTTGCTGCAATCCAGTCTCTACCCAATTAATGTATACAGTCTACAATGATAACTCAAGCCTGTTAATATAACATGTCTAGATTTTCACTTCATTATGATCGCTCAGACAACACTGaaagcttgaaatgaacatcttTTTTGAAATCCGAACCCAAACgtctccaggtgatctggtgacgtaattcggaggactgggccttattttggaattcaacatcccagaggcgaggttagagctcgtcgggtctacttgaatgttcattcagtaacaggaaatgtggtagacaccgAATGATCTGTAGAGTTTTGGCGATGTAATTGCttcagggagtttggaaacaacacctaaggccgcgcgcggttgtgggatacggccttaaaatttttcttcccagtcctccaaattacgtcaccagatcacctggttaacTCGTAGGAATCGAACCTAGGAATGCTCGATTAAACCCCTTCTCTTAACCACGAGATTACAATATCACTAACtgcgaaaacattttcttcttcCAAATGCCGTTGTTTACTTGTATTATCATCTGATATGAAACAATTTTAAACAGTAGAAAATGTCGCTTACCAAACTTCAAGAgaaagctaaccattttaaAATCAAGCCTTAAGACCGTGATTCAGCAATTATTTCATTCAAAGTAATTAGTTTGGGTAAATAATAGATAATCAGTCAGTCTTTGATGGTTAAGTGCACAAAAACAGCTCCTTCAAAGTGAGTGCTCCGGGTTCAAATACTGTCCTGGAAtacccatttttctttttatctctcACTTTTTGGTTAATAGATTCTATTCATACATGGTGGCTGTTTCCTTtatgttctgttattgtgcaaattagcctaccaagcctcaccgtagagcaagaattcttttcaatttagcacatgacaaaaaggctggtaggctaatttgcacaaagacaaaagaataatgaattagcagccatttatgaataacgtctataaTGTAGACATGTTACACTAGCAGGCTTGAGTTACCATTGTAGACTGCATACATTAACTGGGTGGAGACATCTATGGCCAACCACGCAACGCTCCACCTCGACACACGATGCGAGAAGAATCTTAAAAATGCAACCCAATCTGTGATTGGCTGCTATCGAGGGAAATCCGCTGACAAACATCCCAAATGAAGCTTTACGATGTGAGATTCTTACAAAATGCTTATAGGAAATAGTCTGATATTTGAAAAGGAATACTTAAACATATTAAATCCACGATAAAAATAACATTGGTTtaagatattaaaaaaaaaaaatggaaaataactTTTGAGAAATGTTGTTTGATcgataataattatgattaaaaaaaaagtcgatAAAAATTTAAGACTATGAAACTTCAGTTGACGTTATTTTGCCTGGGCTAAACGTACAAGCTATTTACACCAATGCATAGAAGTGTATGAATTAACGACTGTTTGAACCATTTCATAATACATATAAATTATCCATCATTCTATATTCTTATCAAAGCCAAATATATCGCTAgctttcaccattaaactcctAGAGATTCCACATTGTGTATTTGCACGGTATGGCCCGACCATCACGGATCTTCGTGTATAGCGAGCGACCGGCAAGTTCTTCGAGCTCTACAGGGTGCTCACCGACAAATCCGTGAAAATGACGACGCGACGAAAGCTTCTGGAGTCAGGCGTCCAGGTCCACATTCAAATACGCATGCTGTCCAGACTTTGAGAGGAAAGTCGGTACACCGCCAGTACGCGATTATACGCACATCTGCAGGCACTCCAACGATATAATCACCAAGCACATTCTATTTGCAAGTCCACAACGCAAGTATTCATGATAGAAAACCGTGTTGCAGAAGTCCTGAAATCCTAATGTTTCCAAGTTCCAAGCCCAGAAGGCCACGAAGAATAAGGCAGAGCTCACCATGCAGCCTCATGAAGATGAATCTCAACTTTGAAGTAGAGATGGACTCCAAAGCCTCAGATACGCATCAAGGAGGACAGTGACTAACTAACTAACCACTTGAGCATTACACTGCAGCCATGGCATCTCAGGTAATTGTCTCTACTTGTCTTCCGTTGCTGCCGATATTCCTTCCTAACGGTCAATGGAGAAAGGAGTCTTGAAACTGCGACATGATGCCACAATTAATGCATATAAAATGTTTAGATGAGGCGTTCGTCCTTCTCAAAAAGCGACAAAGGAAACGCACCGTCCCTCACTTCTTCATCTGAAGGATGGTACTTGCCACTCATTTTACTCATTTGCTTCTTGCGGTAGAAAAAAACGATCACAGCCACAATGAGTACAACTAAAAGCACAAATCCAAGAGACAACCCCAAGTCTCTGTCACTTGCACTCGTCAGAGCAGCTGCAGTGGGTAAGTCGGCGGAAGGGACGTTACTCTCGCACAAAACACCTGTAAAACCTGTTTCACAGGTGCAGTTGTATCCTCCGTTGTTGTCTACGCATCTCGCGCCATTTTTACACGCATGCGCACCAGTCGCGCACTCGTCGACATTGATATCACAGCGAAAGCCTTCAAATCCTGTTCCACTGCAGTTACAATAAAACGAGTCGATCTGGTCAATGCAACGACCGTTGTTAATACAGGGATCACTGGAGCATTCATCAAAATTTACGCCACACGTTTTGCCGAGAAACCCTGGGGTGCATCTGCAGTTGTATGAACCCACGATGTTCGTACACGTTCCTCCATTTAAACAGGGTGTAACCATAGTTTCACATTCGTTGACATCAACCTTGCAATGTTTCCCTGCGTATCCAGTGCCTACGCAATGACAGACATATGAGCCAGCGGTATTGTTGCAAACACCATGCTCGCATGGGGTGGAGGCGCACTCGTCTATGTCAACTTCGCAATGGGTACCATTGAAACCAGTCCCCTCACAATTGCAATGATAGCCGTCGATAACATCCGAGCAATTGCCAGCGTTCCAACAAGGATCCGAGGAACACTCATCAATGTTAATTGTACACTGTCTGCCAGTAAAACCAGCAACACAGGTGCAAGTGTAGTTGTTAACCTTATCGTGGCAAGTGGCACCGTGAAAGCAAGGGTCAGAATTGCATTCGTCTACATCGGTTTCACACTGTTTTCCAGTGTAACCTGGTAAACAATTGCAAGCAAAATCCCCAATGAGATCCGCACAGTTTGCTCCATTTTCGCACGGATTTGATGCACATTCATTCACATCTACTTCACAATGTCTCCCACTGTAACCAAGCGCACAGTTACAACTGTAGTTTGCAATAGCGTCCACACACGTTGCGCCGTTTCGACACGGATTTGACTCGCACTCGTTTACATCGGTTTCGCAGCTTTTTCCTGTGTAACCAGACGCGCAACTGCAGCTGTAGTCTGCGATCATATCAAGACACGATCCCTTGTTTTGACAGGGACTTGATGCACATTCGTCCACGTTGGTTTCACATGTTCTCCCCATAAAACCACGAAGACAGCGACAGCTGTAGTTGGCTACCTGATCGAAACAGGTAGCATTGTTCATGCAAGGCTGCGACGCACATTCATCAAGATCGACTTCACAATTTCTGCCACTGAACCCAACGGCACAATAACAACTGTAGTTCCCAACAAGATCTTTGCAGGTCGCGTGGTTTGCACAAGGAGTCGATGAACACTCATCGATGTCGATTTCACAGTTACGACCACTGAAGCCTAGCAAACAGCTACAACTGTAGTTTCCTACCAAGTCGTTGCATGTTGCATTATTAAGACATTGATTTGATGAACATTCGTTGATGTCGATACCACAGTTTCTACCCGTGTAGCCAAGAGCACATTGGCAGCTGTAATCTCCTACAAGATCCACGCACGATCCTCCATTTATACAAGGATTTGATGAACATTCGTTGATATCGATATCACAGTTTCTACCTGTGTAACCCACAGCACATTGGCAGCTGTAATTTCCTACAAGATCCACACACGATCCTCCATTCATACAAGGATTTGATGAACACTCGTTGATATCGATATCACAGTTTCTATCTGTGTACCCTACAGCACATTGGCAGCTGTAATTTCCTACAAGATCCACACAAGATCCTCCATTTATACAAGGATTTGATGAACACTCGTTGATATCGATATCACAGTTTCTACCGGTGTACCCCACAGCACATTGGCAGCTGTAATTTCCTACAAGATCCACACACGAGCCTCCATTCATACAAGGATTTGATAAACACTCGTTAATATCGATATCACAGTTTCTACCTGTGTACCCCACAGCACATTGGCAGCTGTAATTTCCTACAAGATCCACACACGATCCTCCATTCATACAAGGATTTGATGAACACTCGTTAATATCGATATCACAGTTTCTACCTGTATACCCCACAGCACATTGGCAGCTGTAATTTCCTACAAGATCCACACACGATCCTCCATTCATACAAGGATTCGATGAACATTCGTTAATATCGATATCACAGTTTCTACCTGTGTAACCCACAGCACATTGGCAGCTGTAATTTCCTACAAGATCCACACACAAGCCTCCATTTATACAAGGATTTGATGAACACTCGTTAATATCGATATCACAGTTTCTACCTGTGTAACCCACAGTACATTGGCAGCTGTAATTTCCTACAAGATCCACACACAAGCCTCCATTTATACAAGGATTTGATGAACACTCGTTAATATCGATATCACAGTTTCTACCTGCGTAACCCACAGCACATTGGCAGCTGTAATTTCCTACAAGATCTACACACGATCCTCCATTCATACAAGGATTTGATGAACACTCGTTGATATCGATATCACAGTTTCTACCTGAGTACCCTACAGCACATTGGCAGCTGTAATTTCCTACAAGATCCACACACGATCCTCCATTCACACAAGGATTTGATGAACACTCGTTAACATCGATATCACAGTTTCTACCTGTGTAACCCACAGCACATTGGCAGCTATAATTTCCTACAAGATCCACACACAAGCCTCCATTCATACAAGGATTTGATGAACACTCGTTAATATCGATATCACAGTTTCTACCTGTGTACCCCACAGCACATTGGCAGCTATAATTTCCTACAAGATCCACACACAAGCCTCCATTGATACAAGGATTTGATGAACACTCGTTAATATCGATATCACAGTTTCTACCTGTGTACCCCACAGCACATTGGCAGCTGTAATTTCCTACAAGATCCACACACGATCCTCCATTCATACAAGGATTTGATGAACACTCGTTAATATCGATATCACAGTTTCTACCTGTGTACCCCACAGCACATTGGCAGCTGTAATTTCCTACAAGATCCACGCACGATGCTCCATTTATACAAGGATTTGATGAACACTCGTTAATATCGATATCACAGTTTCTACCTGTGTACCCCACAGCACATTGGCAGCTATAATTTCCTACAAGATCCACGCACGATGCTCCATTTATACATGGATTTGAAGAACATTCGCTGATGTCAATATCACAGTTTCTGCCTGCATAACCAGGTAGGCAATTGCAACTATAATTTCCAATTAAATCGAGACACGTTCCTCGATGTAAGCAAGGATTTGAAAAACATTCATTGATATCGAAGTCGCAGTTCCTTCCAGAAAATCCACGTCGACATTGACACGAGTAATTTCCTACAAGGTTTGAACACGAAGCATTATTCATACAAGGAGTCAAGACGGAACATTCGTCGATATCATTCTCGCAATCTTTACCGGTGAATCCCACCGAGCAGTAACAGTCGTAACCTGCTGGTACTTCACGACATGTCGCACCATTCCGACATGGTGCTGACCTGCAGTAGTTTACATTGGTCTCACAATATTTACCCGTATATCCCTGGGAACACACGCACATGAATCCGTGTGTAACATTTACGCATGTTGCTCCGTGACTACAGTTATTCATTGTGCAGTCAAGTATGCGAATGTGGCAATTCTTTCCCTTCCAGCCTGCATCACAGGTGCAGTTGGGACCATTCCACGACGGTACACAGACACTGTTTGCGGGGCAAGGGTTTGGTGAGCACGTCGCATTGGCAAGGCAACCTACCGTCACGTGATTCTTAACGACTTCAAGACCTTCTTGCGAGTATGACGACAGATAGTGAACTGGGCGCGAGTTAAACATGATGCCCTTCAAACAGCCCTTAAATGACTTGCGGTTTGCGCTTCCtggaagagaaacaaaaatttattgCAGGGACTTGAACGCGTTGATTCGAAGTAAATATGAAATCCACGGTTACAGCGGGGGTCAGACCTTTCTTTGGACGGACAGTTTTCAAACGATCAGCAACCTGCGGGGATTGGCGAAAGAAAAAGATGGAAAAACCCTTGATCCAGAATTTAACTTCAGCGCCCGAAACGACACAACGAACCGAAAAACATCCAATACCCAAACGAGAAGGTGGAAAGGAATGAAAAcaatatacacctatttcaaaaacgttgtcgaagagaacggcgaatggcagttgtcgaacggaaattgcacgaccgaaaggaactgtggtttccatatttggtatgcacAAACAATGAGTTCTAAGCGTGGCGCTAAACTGGGGAGCTTAAACAACCACGaccacgacggcaacaaaaaccccacaaatttgcatatctgacaatgaaaaacagtatttttgcacctGCGGTTTTcatattttgacatttttatgaCGTTCTCGTTCTCTCTAAGACATGAAATGACCCAGATGTGTGGACAAGGTGAGCATATgataacaaatgttcaattttgtcttgtcccaagcggtggttccaatttaattccaggatagttaaagcgcatttttcaggtataacgactttgaataattgaaagatgatttcaGAAACGCAAAgtaacattttcagatgacgttctcacttaagtcgacgtcgtgtttgcttaagctcccaactgatactgccttacgaacggccaactggcctcGGCTTAACATggcaaaccatatgactcgccatcgaaggtcggcactgtatggagccggcatcatgggagtTTATTTCCTATTAACATTCAGTACCCagatttcttttcagtcgtgcaatcgccgttcgacaattgacaatCGTCGTTCtcctcgacaacattttttgaaatagctgtatatagAAGAAGAAAGTAAAGACATTTGAAGAAGACCGTAAAATTTGTGCATCTTAGCTCGTCTGGTTTGCGCATTAAAAACAGGACCACGAAAATCTCAATACTGTTGCAATGCTATACCAAGTGACAATAAGACAGTGACAACCAGCCTGCTAGGTAAGGTCCAGTTAAAACAGGACAAAAATAGTTCCTCCCAGTTTATCCCCGTGGATCAAACCACAACATTACCC
This genomic interval carries:
- the LOC136931907 gene encoding neurogenic locus Notch protein-like; amino-acid sequence: MFPGNMYTVKSVPCQCFLWLIFITYGVHCQFNSSSCQPNPCQHNATCTLHSNMANCTCTSGWTGAYCSIDIDECLSSPCGILGTCHNSPGGYNCTCMAGFTGKHCNKHIDECQDSPCLNQGTCEDLVNGYQCKCTASFTGKNCEVPLNDCSAQPCKNGGTCQLGGSGFNCLCKLGYTGLTCDINVDECSSQPCRFGGTCLDGVNGFVCQCADGFRGRNCEVLFMVSFQRGSYLPALGFSLLLSDLVSFRFRTTLPTGLLLYQGGDLSKEHTDHVIVELSNGSVRLSLNTGVNTTTATVGQQLNDGAWHQVTVALSGAQATISVDRDKCVGPQCTKKVVTTRDSRSQHFGSPYLGGIPSPVPKIKQQLVSDGTFVGCIKDFFLHTVEIGLQNELGRSHLVSPGCSKRDVCLNNGCQNGGTCVDEWNQFSCRCPTGYVGSLCDRQIAVTFNSDDEDSGLKFTSATNITSFSLEFSSDPSLTSGMLAFTDKRSSQGHFGLALVNGRLHAAHVTSFIHRSSLVIGQNLADGSWHTVRVNVISGNILIGIDSLHSTLAPSGSQAITDLHDTLYLGSLFQSIQFGALGIALNSVFATFGGCSRSITVNGQVITFDKAQRSGSFPLPHSGCKRNDNCAPDSCANEGTCVASWTGFHCRCLNDFAGSRCENAAETSFLMNSSHVEVSLNMSYWSFGESASLWFRTRDAEGLLMYAGRNLTGGPNAEFLLLEIASGRPVFTADLGTGSRAAVISEFVSDGNWHHVTWTRRFQRITLILDGTFTAQADLPGADFLFNMTQGPLVIVDIGGLPAGVLQAKGSANRKSFKGCLKGIMFNSRPVHYLSSYSQEGLEVVKNHVTVGCLANATCSPNPCPANSVCVPSWNGPNCTCDAGWKGKNCHIRILDCTMNNCSHGATCVNVTHGFMCVCSQGYTGKYCETNVNYCRSAPCRNGATCREVPAGYDCYCSVGFTGKDCENDIDECSVLTPCMNNASCSNLVGNYSCQCRRGFSGRNCDFDINECFSNPCLHRGTCLDLIGNYSCNCLPGYAGRNCDIDISECSSNPCINGASCVDLVGNYSCQCAVGYTGRNCDIDINECSSNPCINGASCVDLVGNYSCQCAVGYTGRNCDIDINECSSNPCMNGGSCVDLVGNYSCQCAVGYTGRNCDIDINECSSNPCINGGLCVDLVGNYSCQCAVGYTGRNCDIDINECSSNPCMNGGLCVDLVGNYSCQCAVGYTGRNCDIDVNECSSNPCVNGGSCVDLVGNYSCQCAVGYSGRNCDIDINECSSNPCMNGGSCVDLVGNYSCQCAVGYAGRNCDIDINECSSNPCINGGLCVDLVGNYSCQCTVGYTGRNCDIDINECSSNPCINGGLCVDLVGNYSCQCAVGYTGRNCDIDINECSSNPCMNGGSCVDLVGNYSCQCAVGYTGRNCDIDINECSSNPCMNGGSCVDLVGNYSCQCAVGYTGRNCDIDINECLSNPCMNGGSCVDLVGNYSCQCAVGYTGRNCDIDINECSSNPCINGGSCVDLVGNYSCQCAVGYTDRNCDIDINECSSNPCMNGGSCVDLVGNYSCQCAVGYTGRNCDIDINECSSNPCINGGSCVDLVGDYSCQCALGYTGRNCGIDINECSSNQCLNNATCNDLVGNYSCSCLLGFSGRNCEIDIDECSSTPCANHATCKDLVGNYSCYCAVGFSGRNCEVDLDECASQPCMNNATCFDQVANYSCRCLRGFMGRTCETNVDECASSPCQNKGSCLDMIADYSCSCASGYTGKSCETDVNECESNPCRNGATCVDAIANYSCNCALGYSGRHCEVDVNECASNPCENGANCADLIGDFACNCLPGYTGKQCETDVDECNSDPCFHGATCHDKVNNYTCTCVAGFTGRQCTINIDECSSDPCWNAGNCSDVIDGYHCNCEGTGFNGTHCEVDIDECASTPCEHGVCNNTAGSYVCHCVGTGYAGKHCKVDVNECETMVTPCLNGGTCTNIVGSYNCRCTPGFLGKTCGVNFDECSSDPCINNGRCIDQIDSFYCNCSGTGFEGFRCDINVDECATGAHACKNGARCVDNNGGYNCTCETGFTGVLCESNVPSADLPTAAALTSASDRDLGLSLGFVLLVVLIVAVIVFFYRKKQMSKMSGKYHPSDEEVRDGAFPLSLFEKDERLI